The sequence below is a genomic window from Vigna radiata var. radiata cultivar VC1973A unplaced genomic scaffold, Vradiata_ver6 scaffold_7, whole genome shotgun sequence.
GGTTAGATGGTGGTATTGGTGTCATGCATACAACAAAATAAGAAGCATGATTGTGAAGAGCTTTCTCACCCCAGATCAATTAGTAAGTAGGTGTTTATAAGAATACATGCACTAGGCAAGAATGGAACACAGGGGCAATCAAAACCTGAAAATACAAGTTATCAAAACCATTGTGTCAGATTTCATCCAAACTACTTGTATTGAGTTTTGACCAATTCATCAAAGTTTGGTAGGTTTGGATGGTTAGACTTGTATATATACTACACACATACCTCCTGAGTATCCAAAGCTGTGGCTTCTATCATCTTGCTTTATGCAGGCCAGTACAATTACACTGCACAAAAGAACAACACCACCCATTCCACAAACCGTTATCTGCAAAATCCTGCATATGTATCACCAAAAGAGAACAGGAGTGATCATAAAGCACAAGTCATGAATTTGAAGTcatcaatcaaatttttaacTCAAATACTTTTCTTGTTTTGCAAAAACGTATATACAGTACTCAGTAGAAAAGCATTCCTATAAACAAATACTATCTGCAGTATAACTTCAACACCAGTGAGGATTGTCAAAGTTGACAGACCTGGGAGACCAGTCAGCTGAAGCAGCACCGGTAACAATTAGAATCCCTATACATAGAAAGGCTATGGTCCATGCAGCAAGTTTTCGCCTAGATTTCTCATTCTGTTCATCTGTAAAATCAACTCAGAAACCTAAGTTTGTTAATTTACTTAGGCATATCAATAGAAAATGGAGGCAAAGGTGATACAAAGAATatttattactaaaattaaaactgaaCAGAACTTAGGTGCTGCTTTTGAAATGTTTCTGGTGCTGTTTTCCAATCAGAATTAGATTTTCACTTCAGTAATCAATCTTTAAAGTCACCTTCATTACACTGATTAGTAAGATGAAACTAATTTTGATAGGAAAATAACACTAAAAGTACCTAAGGAATTAAAGTGAAGTTTAGCCTGTCTCTGACATACAGATTGAAGATTTTAGAATTGAGTATTAGGCTGTTCATTGACCTTTCAAGTTACTTTTTTGGAGACTATTAGCAGATGCCCATCAACTTGGGTGATCCACAGTTACAAACAAGAATTGCATCAAATCAAACGATTTAGGAGTATGGCTAGATTATTTTTGTCAATGTTCTAGTCAGCCAAACTAATCTAAATAGACAATCCCATTTTACAGAAATCATAAACTGGTAAAGGGTGTGTTCTATATAATATGCAAAAGAACTTATCTACCCACTGAATTTTCTGTAAAATTCATTCGAAACAAAGGTAGAAGATTCAAACAACAATTACCGTTGGTAACTTCTTTTATGATTAAAGGGTGTTCAAGTAGAGCCTCTGACTTGTCATGTAGATGGCTATCCTCATAATAACTAGCAGGATCTACAGGACTTATGTCCCTATCTACCCCAATATGACCACCAGAATGTCCCAGTAATTGATCAACAGATGATAGAAGTGAAGACGGAATGGGTACTTCATCAGGTGGAACATATCTAATTATCAAAACTGAAACTGCAACTGTGGTAAATGCAAGCAGTGTTCCCACGCTAACCTGCATTTCAAAGCAATGAATATATCTGACAATTTATGTTTACTATTTTCTAAGAAAGATGTCTCTaatttgtgtaaatattttaatatttaactcACCATTCCTGCTAACTGGGAAACATCCATAAAGAATGCAAGAGTAGCAGCAAAGACACCAGTGACAATGGTACTTTTCAAAGGAATCTGTGTGCCTCTATGGATGTCTGAGAAGAAAGGAGGCAATAAACCATCCCTAGCCATTGCCATAAAGACACGTGGctgaaaaaaaacataagataCATTTAATATGTGCAAGAGACaatttataataactattatatGTGTAGCATATCTAATTCgtaaacatatttatatagTATACGATAttcaaaactcaattaaaagATACCTCTATTAGTTGCTATACATGCTGACACTTGTAAAAGCAGAAAAAactatacataaaataaaattctggTAACTCACACACTGTTTATGGGAAGTCATGCAATTTGTACCAAAGACTAAATCCAAGAAACAACTCAAGAGAGACAGAAAGATACGTTTAAACTACTAGCAATGTAGATGAAAGGCATTTAAACTGAGCCATGATTTTGCAAGTGTACTAAGAATCTCAGTTCCCCCCGTTGCAGCATTTCATCTCTTATTTGATCAAAATATGCAGGATGTGCATAATGACAACAAAATAATTGAGTAACATATTAGGCTtaaataaagttgaaaattaACTTTAGAGGTCGTgaaaaatcaaaaccaaaatctAACAATCATAACCAAGGAAAATGATCAACAGAGATGCTGTTAGGTTTCTTGGTGACAAGAAACCTAAATTCTATctcaaaataaacaatcacaAACAGAGACAAGAAACCTCACTGTGAGGCAGCagtttatttaatgaaaaataaagaaaatattcaacaaCATCCAAGGGAAAACTTTCCCTTCTACATAAGACAGTTCCTGTTCAGAAATAAAACATTCAACAACCAGAACTAGAACACCCCTCCTTAAAAGACAAATTGCCTAACTACTAATTAAAACTTCCCCTAACTGCTGTTTAAACTCCTCCTAACTACCCCTAACCACTTTATACTAACTTCTATGTTTATTTTTGCCAAACTATCTAAAAGCTGTCTACAAACTGTCTAATACATTACATCTCCTATCAGATgctaaaagaataaattaaatcttGAGCACTTGTTTATGTACCTGAGGAAGAACAGAACCCAGCAGACTGGAAAAAAGAGCAGTAACAGCTCCGGTTGTTATTATATACCTGTCAGAGGTAAAAGGAAGCTTGAAGCATAATATTCATGAGACATGTACTCTAACAAGAAAATAGTGTGCCTCAGCAAACCTTACACTGCCCATTTCATCCCATAACTAGAAAATGCTGAAGAGATTGGGGTATCAGGGTTCAAATCATAATATGGTACTAAACCAACAATAACTGCAGCTACAAGCATATACAGAAGGCAACATATAGTTAACGCAGTTGATATGCCAATTGGCAGGTCTCGTTGTGGATTTTTCACCTGCAAGGCAACATAACAAAATTCATTGACATAATAATCTTCAAGTGAATATTGTTAATCACAATACAAAAATCCAAAGGCCATGATGCGTTTGAGATACTCAAACTACCAGACAAAGAAATATTGATATACCCAGCCATAACACATGAAAATATCTAGTTATAGATCTTCCACAAATacatttatttccattttttttttttgtttcttagaGAGGAATGCCAACTCCCACAGTTTTTTAGTAGAATCTGATAGCTTTAAAGAAATACTCCAGATCCTAAAACTGATTATAGTGCATAGGTTTTACAGTAAAAGTCAggtttttattcaaaaaattctGAGTTCTTCAACAAGAACAATGCATGTGTGCTAGTTTGATGTGCCTTGCATTTAGGTTCCGCCAACACAAACAACACGTCACTTGAAAAGGTTAGTTCCCCAAGTGAATTCTTACCTCCTCAGCTGTGCTACTCACGGAATCAAAACcaatatatgaaaagaaaactaTTGCAGACCCAGCAAACATCCCGTTCACTCCATAAGGAAAATACctgagatgaaagagaaatttCAGTGATATCACAAGAGGTTTGCTATATAGACCATGAGCTGAAGAATGCAGAAACAAACAAACCCATTACCCGCCGGAGAGTTCATATCCAACCCATCCAGACTTGAAACCTAGATATCCACCGACTAAAATGATGAAAAGCATGACACCAACATTTACTGTTGTTACAATAGATTGTGCCATTGAACTCTGAAACATTAATGATATACAAAATAggtaagtgaaaaaaaatagaaaactgcTGTTTGTGTATTTAGTTTATACAGAAATACATACCTCCTTGATTCCAAGGCACAAGAGTACGGTAACAATAAGAATTAATGCAGCTGCACATGGATCAACTACAATTCCAAGACCTGGTAATGTGTGTCGAGCCAAAAATAAAGGTAGGTTTTCCTC
It includes:
- the LOC106753966 gene encoding cationic amino acid transporter 4, vacuolar; this encodes MIVRDENSSGLGGGGKWFRGFGSLIRRKQVDSVHARGHGQLARKLSAVDLVGIGVGATIGAGVYILIGTVAREQAGPALVISLLIAGIAAGLSAFCYAELACRCPSAGSAYHYTYICIGEGVAWLVGWSLILEYTIGASAVARGITPNLALFFGGEENLPLFLARHTLPGLGIVVDPCAAALILIVTVLLCLGIKESSMAQSIVTTVNVGVMLFIILVGGYLGFKSGWVGYELSGGYFPYGVNGMFAGSAIVFFSYIGFDSVSSTAEEVKNPQRDLPIGISTALTICCLLYMLVAAVIVGLVPYYDLNPDTPISSAFSSYGMKWAVYIITTGAVTALFSSLLGSVLPQPRVFMAMARDGLLPPFFSDIHRGTQIPLKSTIVTGVFAATLAFFMDVSQLAGMVSVGTLLAFTTVAVSVLIIRYVPPDEVPIPSSLLSSVDQLLGHSGGHIGVDRDISPVDPASYYEDSHLHDKSEALLEHPLIIKEVTNDEQNEKSRRKLAAWTIAFLCIGILIVTGAASADWSPRILQITVCGMGGVVLLCSVIVLACIKQDDRSHSFGYSGGFDCPCVPFLPSACILINTYLLIDLGVDTWLRVSVWLLIGVLIYLFYGRTHSSLLHAIYVPSAYADEIHRSQAIHIA